A window of Schistocerca cancellata isolate TAMUIC-IGC-003103 chromosome 1, iqSchCanc2.1, whole genome shotgun sequence genomic DNA:
TTGCTGCAGCCACTTGATGTGGGTGTGTATAAAACCTGGACCAGTACATGAAAAAAAGAATTCCGCTGATAAGCCGAACAGAAGCAACTTTCATATAGTTTTAAATCCAGAATTTATTCGGAGTTTTTGTGCGAATATCCAAAACGCCTTCAGAAAAGATGGAATTTTCCCATTCAACAGAAATGCAATTTCTGGAGAAGCTGCTGCTCCTTCACAGTTAACAAATAAGCCTGTTCAACCTACACAAAGTAGGCCCGTGGCACAAGACAAGGAAAAAGATCTGTTGACTCTGCTAACAGCAGCGATAAAATCCAATAGGCCTACTGTGAATCAGAAAAGAGTAAAAAAAGATTAGGGAGCGAAGAGTCTCAATAAAAAACTGCAACTAAAAGTATCTACATCGAAATCAGAGATCACAAAAACAGCTCGCAAAAAAGACAAGACAgaagatgattgggtttgtggtaCATGCCATAAATCTTGCTCAagtcatgaaagaaaaaaaaatggagctaAATGGATCCATTGCTCGTTTTGCTTAACACCATACCATGTCCTTGGCTAGCATTCCGgcgcagagggggacgtttatatGTGCGTCATGCGACAACTGTTCGAGGATTCAGGCATCGTAAGCAACAATGCCTAGCAGTGTGTTATAACAATAATGAAGACGATTTTCACTTTCATGATCATTTGTATTGTTAGTGTGTAAAAAAAGAAGTCATGCAATAAATTTGTTGTGAAATTACCGTAATTATAATTTATCACGAAATTAGATTACTACTATCGCAAAATTACCTAGCTGTGCCACGAAATTGCATACTTCTTATCGTTTAGATGCGGCAGTATTTATTCAGTAGCACTATTTAAATAAGAAATACAGTCTAAAACCGTTGTATTACGTCCGATTCCTGACAGGCAAGtattcataaaataataatttcataaacatCAGAAGTAATTAACAAAACAAATTTATCTCGAATGTATCTCCCTTTACCCTATCGTGATTTTCGTTGTTTATTGACTGTCAATTGTTGTTTATTTAAAGGAGAAATAGTATTACTGATCTGTTCTTATGCATATGTGCTAATCACATTGTTGCATTTATGTATGGCCCTACGACAAGTTCTGTCATATATGGTATGGTACTTGATATCTGCATTTTCAAAATGATCCGTTTTCGTGATTTATAATATTGGACACCTGTCAAAATTATATTTATAGATATTTAAATAGGAAGATATCATTGATTCGTTCTTGTGTGCATGTGTTAAAAGAACAATTACTTCTATCAGAGAGTAAAACAGCTTTGTTCTTCATGTGCACTGAGACGTCCATTCTGCGAGGCCTGGTGTCTGTTTAACAGCTGTACTGCGTTTTCATACTGGAGGCTCCGGATTGTGCAGAGTAGGTTATGAAACCACACACGGGGGCGGACAGAAGCCCAGAATACCAAAGTAGGCACACTCAGAAGGCATACCGCCGTTTTGTAAACACAAACGACTACCAATGAGAAGCCAGTCGGAGAAAATAATAAGGTGCTAGTTGCGCTTCAATAGATGCACAAGCTACGAATACTCGACTGAGACAAGTAAGCCGCTCGTGCAAAGTAGCTTTCACAACTGTCATGCCAGAAAGGCACGCGAGTATAGTATCTTCTAAATTATCAGACTCCATATTTGATCCTTTTCATCTTTGGTTTGTAAATGATGTTTGGATGAAGGGCGTGGCTTTCGGAGATTGTCTGTTTATGTTTACAAAAGTTGAAATCCCTGCTTTACTGTAGGTGACACGAGAACCACAAAcaatcagaaaaataataataaataaaatggagTTGTAAAAGAGAAAGTATGATGTTCTGAAATTAAAATGGCAGTTCTAGAGAACTATGTTCGTCTTTTAGAGAAAGATTCAAAGCTTGTTTTGAGCGCGTGGAAAGCTTTCCAGATTATATTTTATACAGTTATATTCTTCTCTGGAATTGCAACAAGTTATTGTGTCAGTGGTATAACAGAAAGTTTTGCAGGCAACTGTTTCCTATTTAGCAACGTTACTTTTCTGCATAATGGGAACACACAAAATGAGTCTAGAAAGTTGCATTTACCAATTGATGCTGAAAAGACTTTATGGGGTAAAGATTCTACTTGCGAATTCTGTCAGTATGTACCTGTTGCAGCAGTTATATTTTCATTGGTGTGGGCCACTTTGTTTATGATGTGTGGTAAAGGCGGGAAAGCAGTATCAGGGTAAGCAGTAACACTTGGAGGATGAATATTATTTTTTATCTAAGTTTGTATTTAATCAAGTTTTACAATTTTTAGGCTCCCACAGCCTTGGCGGATAGTATTCCCTGCATTTGTCTTCAACGTGATATACTTCGTTATTTCTCTTGTCGCCACAATACATCTCGTTAATGGAATTGATACTTTCTGCCTCAATTTTATAGAGAATAACGGCGTGGCACAGTACGTATTTTTGCAATAATGACAATAAGATGGAATAAGTTATTAGAACCTATTGTAATGGTACTTTAAGCCGCCTTTCCAATGAGAATGAACGAAAAGTGCTTTGAACTGTATTGCATTTACTCAAATCACTCAGCAATTGTGAAATACATTTTGCTCACAAACAGtagatttttttgtgtgttactgAGTTAGGTGTTCAGCAGCAGATAACAATATGCAGTGTTGACTGCTTTCATTGCTGTCtgttttctgtaatttcagttGCAGTGTTCTGACAAAAATAGACTTGGCTGGTAGATCAGGACAGCTGACATATGACTTGATGGTGTTCtcaaaggtaaaattaaataaaattactgtcGAAATCTAGGTGCATCTTATTAAATATTGAgaactgtgttttattttaaaGGAACTGTAGGATAACAGTTTTTTACCTGCACCATTTTGGTGATAAATTCTTATAATGGCTATAAAGAACACTTTAATTGTTACCATTTAATAATGTTTATCCATATCTCTGATTAAGTGACCATCAAAATCACATATTGGGAACAGGAGACACTCCATAGGAATTTTTAGGATGTGCTACCAACATTTTTCCAAATAAACTAAATTTTTAAAGCTTCGTCAGCAAGATCAGAATGGATTCACAATTTAGTGTCATAGTAGTATAAACTGcaaacactgatt
This region includes:
- the LOC126183589 gene encoding uncharacterized protein LOC126183589 isoform X2; protein product: MAVLENYVRLLEKDSKLVLSAWKAFQIIFYTVIFFSGIATSYCVSGITESFAGNCFLFSNVTFLHNGNTQNESRKLHLPIDAEKTLWGKDSTCEFCQYVPVAAVIFSLVWATLFMMCGKGGKAVSGLPQPWRIVFPAFVFNVIYFVISLVATIHLVNGIDTFCLNFIENNGVAHCSVLTKIDLAGRSGQLTYDLMVFSKISSGSRPSLEALGETSESDAP
- the LOC126183589 gene encoding uncharacterized protein LOC126183589 isoform X1, whose translation is MAVLENYVRLLEKDSKLVLSAWKAFQIIFYTVIFFSGIATSYCVSGITESFAGNCFLFSNVTFLHNGNTQNESRKLHLPIDAEKTLWGKDSTCEFCQYVPVAAVIFSLVWATLFMMCGKGGKAVSGLPQPWRIVFPAFVFNVIYFVISLVATIHLVNGIDTFCLNFIENNGVAHCSVLTKIDLAGRSGQLTYDLMVFSKVSAWINTVCWLLGTCLLLLRCFCIADFELVEITVSTYEPTRISISSGSRPSLEALGETSESDAP